The Dasypus novemcinctus isolate mDasNov1 chromosome 13, mDasNov1.1.hap2, whole genome shotgun sequence genome segment TCATTCTACATCTCTggttttactgcttttaagatcccCTTTAGGATCACTGCTGCCTACAATACACaaacttgttcttggaaacacttttttatatataaaaattggaGGAAAAGTATTATTTGGTTAACAGGTTTTTTTAGCAAGAAAGGTATATTTAGGAAGCTATGCTATAAAtatttggtttgttgttttttgttttctttttttaactttattttttttattttaatttttttctctattttttttaaaatgttacattcaaaaaatatgagcggtccccatataccccccacctccctcactctactcctcccacatcaacaacctctttcatcattgtgggtaaatatttggttttaattCAGTAGTAAATCTTCCCTCCCACTGAGCCCTTTCATTCCAGGTTTCTGGTAGGTTCCCACCTAGCTCTACTTGGAGTTTTCTCCAGGGGTGTCTAGGACAATACCTTTTCCAGTTTCCTTCTTCTTTGTAATATGCACATTGATTGGTTCTTAGTTTAAAAATTGCTCCcaggctcagaatttggagattgactctcctctgggcctgcgtgtaataaaactgttcatccaccaaaaaaaaaaaattgctcccATTCTGGAGGAGTGGAGTTTGGGTCCAGGGGTTTTACCTTTTTGAGGCAGTCTTGTTCTGATTCCAGTTTATTAGAGCTTTGAGTAAGGTCATCCCCTTCTGAAGTGCAGGTTTTCTTTTACTCCGTCCCTATAGTAATAAACTTCATAGGCAATGCTAACTAAATGAAAGACAGGTAATTCTAGCGCCCCATCAATTTTCTGTAGCTTCCTTCTTAAATCTGGAGAACTTTTTGAGTAATAAAGGTTATATTTAAAAGTCTGGTATTTTCTGGACTTTCCAGATCTACATTAGTGTTTTGCCAATAGGCAATATAAATTCTTTCTAGAAAAGGGGAGGGACTTTCTTCTGATTCTTCTATTACTTCACTTATCCTTTATAAGTTTATAGCTTCAGGGACCTCTTTCTGCTCTAAATTAGCCCAGTCCTCCCCACCATTAGCATCCATTTAAGGTTCTTTACTGATGCCGCTAATTTCTCTCTAGCTTACCATGGGTTatgaggattttttttctctctgttccttatcagtttcctgctctgctttttcatttactattttccCCTCATCTATTATCCTCAAGTCCTCAATACCAGTCCAATTATAGGTTGGAATAATTAAGCTTATTATTTTCTCTGGGTACTTTTTATAGAGTGGACCACCATTTTCATACCTATGTAAAGCTAACAGGGGGACTGGGATAAGCATGTACACAAATTCTTCATCTAGTCCTAGAGGCATTTCCTAGTGGGGTAGAAATTTCTAAGATCAATTGCTGATCTTAGAAATTTGTCCTGACCAAATAGAGATACAGAGATTTTCCCTATAGAGCCATACTCTAACCATTTTCTTCCTGATTCTAAATTCTATTGAGGCCAAACTTCGTTACAGTTACAGGAAAAAACTGCTTCCTCTTTTTCCAGATTTTCCAGTCTTTCAAAATATAGCCTGAAGGGTTACATTTAGGAAAGCTAGTAAAATTAGAATTTCCCCATTTTGAAAAATCTCAGGAACCAGTTACCATTAGGAATACTTCAGCAGTATCAATGCAGTCAAACACTAATTAAACAATTTAGATAGACACTGAACATTTACTATACCTAAGTAACACACGTCATTTAACGAACACTTAACACTTTCTatatgtaagaaagaaatcttcttctgggagaaaataaggctcacccaattgtgaagaagaaaagaatttattctcaatcttgcaagaaggggcgcacaaccagaaaacatggctggcgtgccgaacaaagaagaatgacacaatttatacccctaagcctagcacgcaaacccttcctctgtttctccatagattggttacttcagaagttacagcctatccaagaagatctaactttgCCGTGCAAAAGTTTGGGATTAActacttcccccatcacattccaaccattttagttttcaccttctcccctttgccaaataaggaatggaatttagtgctgaattggtattgacttagctctttctcaGGCAtctttttttactgcctataggactggcttaagctggtttcctttgttcccgcttaacccgggagtgggagactgaggcagtagtaggctgccaggttacattaattaatatcttcttcctttatgtgaaaactaaactaattttcatttcttatatatATTCTTCTTAGGGGATTTTTACAAATACTAATACTTCAGTTCAGTGGTTTAGCTAACAAGCTCCAAATCTGggtacaaaatgaaaataatagaacttaaattcaaatttattttgtatataaaaaataagaaagaaattaagatgTACTATTACTCAGTATGTTTAGTGACACTGGTTCCCTTGCTGGGTCCATAATTCAGAGGAGCATGAGCCACATATGGAACTCAGGAAAACTGAGGGCACGGCTCATTGAAGGTCGACATTCTGGCTATGGTGACTTGTTGGCAGAACTTGCTGTAAATTTCCTCTAGGGTGCTGAGGAAAGCTGTTCACGAGAAAATATCTcatcttgatgtgggctatgggtggcaggctctttgtctcttcagagataacctaaactatctgtgacttgtgggtgtgcgatgatgaaaggttgcagtcctgcccttggtgagcaggcgacagtttaacaatgcaaggtctataaactttaagtattcaggggaaatgcaaagaaaatatgctaaaagcttatcgaatgcctgaggtccatgctaaaagcttactaagatgtggaaatatatgctaattcaagcctattgagaactgaaacaaaaggaccatttggcctttcctctctctataaaagggactaaaaaatcttgttcagggctcgggattcaaacagaaagttcccgagtctggccggccgtcaataaaccatttttccttctcaaaatcattcctgagtcctggcctctctacactcaagtaattgaacttctctcaaattctacaacaatctGAGGCACACGGCTCCAAAACCCACCCAAGGGGGCACAGTGTCCAGAAAATCTGCTGGCAGAAGCCTAGGTCTGTTGAGGCTTTGACTGCTGCAGGAGCCTTTTTTTCAAAGCAGTAACTGgaaccagaaagaaaaactcTCTCCTCCTACAATCGCTCTCCAGAACCTTCTACTGACAGAGCTTCTCATCATACCAGTGgacaaagggaaaatattttaaagaaccaGGTGAATTTTCACAGAGGAGACAAAAAGGGTGAATTTGGAGCTGAGAGGCAAGAAATCAGTTACAGGCACAATAGTCCCAACTGATCTGACAAGGActcaggaaaaaagagagaaaagaaaaaggaaaaagagaaattataaaaaccATTTGAAATGGATACTTATATCCAATATCATTCATGTAGAACTTCACATTAAGCAACAGCCCCATCAAAGAATAGCATTTTACCCTCACTTCTGGGAGTGCCATCAGGCCATTAGGAGCTCCCTCAGCTGCAGAAGGTCACATGTGTCCACAGGTGGCACACATCCAATCCAGGCAGGGCTTTAAGGGCCAAGCCATTTCAGCCCAATGAGGGGTAATTCTAAAGGCCATTTTAGCATCAGAGCTTCCCTCCGCCCAGTCCTGCtgcattcccctcccctccacaggTTTTGATGCTGAGGGCTCTTCCCAGTAAACATCTCACACACTAAACTCTCCCAGAGTCTTTCCTGGAGAACCTAACAGTGTAAAAATTGTGTCTTGGGATATGATACTTCTGAGCCATCATGATTaacagcacattttaaaattaagcacCTGGAACAGGAAGACAAAAACTTCAACTTTTTCAGCAGCGTTTAAAGTCAGGTGCTAATGACTTTATCATGTCATTAAACATAACTAATAAATGTTCAggatcttttttttaaggtttctttataacaaaagacaaaaaaaaatacataccttTAGGGAACAAATTTTTCCTTCCAAGCACAatgactgaaaaaataaaacacatggaAAACAATATCTGGCAAACTAAAAAAAATGGACTCCTTTGTCAGAAAACACATGTGAAGATGCATAGATAGATTGGCAAAGATTGAACAAATGATGCTGTATGGGGGGCTTGCTATTCAATCAGATGTTTTAACCTTTCTTCACTGCTAGTGTCAGCTAAATTCTAATTGACTGtttgtaatggaaaaaaaaatgaaaataacccaAAATGACTAACAACAGTAGACAGGATATATTTTATCTTATAGTTAGATTATGAACTATTATAAACAGTGAAAATTAATGAATTAGAGCAATACCCTGTAACTTGGATGAATCACAAAAACagaatgttgagtgaaaaaaagccaAAAGCAGAAGAATACATATGGTATTATTCCAGTTATATAGAGCTTACAATGATACAGAACCGCATATTACTTAGAGATGtatcctggtttgagtcttttgtggaccccaaaaACTCCttttcttaaagcaaacccattcctgtgcctataAACCTATTTCATCTAGGATCTTTTGGTTagcttcagttaaggaccttttgattagatcactttagttaaggggctttgattggattgcagggctaagggtgggtcctaatccctCACTGGAGTCCTACATAAATGGAGGAGAAACTAGCAgagctgccatgtgagagaggactccaggattgcctacagctgcagaaagacggAGAAACCCAAAGAGGCTGAGAAAGAGAGACCAGAGGCTGAAATCAGGGAGCACCCTGAAGCTGAAGAGCTGACCATGTGCCTAATCACccccagctgagctcagggagaagtgagcctggaggaggcaGGGCCTGGACGCCATTTTGCCTCACCACAtggtccaggatcgccagcagccaacctctggtgagacagcatctcagatgatgccttgatttggacattttcacagcctcagaactgtaagattttaccctaataaattcctaatataaaaaccaactcatttctagtattttgcattggcTGCCTGTGGCAAATAAAAACAGGATGAAAATATATATGATGAAAATTATTAAGGAAGACAAGGAAATGATAAACACAATATCTGGGTGGCAGTTCCCCTGAGAGGGAAGGAGATGGATGGGATGTGGAAGACTAGTCAGGGGATGAAAAGCCATGGTCATGTACCTATCTTAAAGTGGGTGGGTTTTGTGCCACTCTTTTCATATCTTAGATGTGTtctgtaaataattttttatattctcaaaatttaattaatgagagtagatgtggctcaagccactgggctcccatctaccatataggaggtccagggttcgatgcccagggcctcctggtgaaggcaagctggcccatgtggagagctggtgcagcaagatgacacaacaaaaagggacatagaggagagacaataaaagacacagcagatcagggagctgaggtgcaagagaatgatcacctctttcccattccagaaggtcccaggatcggctcccagagttgcctaatgagaatacaagcagacacagaagaatgcacagcaaatggacacaaaaagcagacagtgggggaggggggaatggagaaataaataaatctttttaaaaatttaattaaaccacttaaaagaaaaagatgaagaaatcgCCAAAGAATGTGACGATAAGATAAGCACAAATGAACTGGAACAAGGAGTGCTTGGTTCTGACCTCAGCTTctactttttttatatagcacttttattgagatatattcatataccaaaCAATCCATCCAAGGTATCCAaggtgtacattcagtgggttttggtataatcacagagttgtgcattcatcaccacaaacaatattagagcattttcagtaCTCCAGTGCAGCTCTTCTTAACTTACAGATTGACCTGGGTAGAGGGGCTTCCCTGCATCTCAGTCTTCTCACTTGTTGAATGGGGATATATACATACTACACATGAACCATCTGAGGATCAGGAGGGACAATGGATATAAAACTgcttgtaaaaaataaaaggtgctAAACAAATGTAAAGTGGTGGCATTATTCTTGACAGTTTGAGATTTACATAACTGAGAACAGGAAGGGACATCCTGTGACTTAAAACCCTAAGACTTCCCTTACCTGGGGCCCTGCCCCAGCTTACAGAACCATGGGCTGTGGTGCTGCAGTTCCCAGCGAGTAAGGGTGGCTGGGTTTTAGGATTAATGTTATTATGCAGGAATGTCTATAGTGGGAGAAGGAAGAGCCCCAGTTCCCCAGGTGGAACTTCAACTAAGAAGAGGGGCACTTAGAGCCACGGCACCTCCTTCAGATAAGGTGGACTCAGCCGAAGAACTGAGCTTGGAGCCCCAGGGCTCACATCTgagcccctccctctcctccaagCCCAGACCCACGCTCCTCAACAGTCATCAAGAGATTCAATTGCTACTTTAAGTCGGTTGTAGgcaaatgcaataaaaataaccAGTCATGCACGTCTCCACACCCAATTCCACCCTTAGCGTGCTGCACCCACCAGATTCCATTCCTAAATGCTGCATCCCTCCCCCCAAAACACACGCACCCAATCCTCAATCCTTAAAAACCATGCGCCTGACACAAGATCTGctatttgtttggctttttttttttaatattccatttgtatttttttcttttttattgtattctttTGAGGACacataaaatcataaaaaatgttacattaaaaaatatgaggttcctatataccccacaccatccacacattcctcccacatcaacaacctctttcatcattgtggcacattcattgcattggtgaatacattttggagcactgctgcgctgcatggattatagtttacattgtagtttacactctcccccgtccattcagtggcttatggtaggagatataatgtccagcatctgtccctatgatatcatttaggacaacttcaagtcccgaaaatgctcccacatcacatctcttcttccgtcttcccgccctcagcaactaccgtggccactttcaagagtgcctacaactccgagcaggagaatcgcatccatcagccatgtgggatctaagccccgtctcgatatagaggtggagtggacatcaccatcccagggtccacaggacagaggaataaaatacggattagagtgaacttactggtgttctcctATAGAACTACtctgactagtaatggaagaaactgtagcattgatattTGGCTTTTTGGATCCATGTTCCTGTTGCCCTGCTGCTGTGAAGGTGTTATTGACAGGTGGACTGCGCCCCCTGTGGTTTCTCTCCAAGTCCTTGGCCGGCCTCTCCACgctcccacccccactctccaGCTGCCTGGAGAAGCAGAACTGACCACCCCAACAGTCCCTCCTCTCAACAGTGGACCCTGGCCCACTGAAACAACCCCTCGTCCCTCTCCTAAAGAAGCGCTGCGTTGCACACAGGTCTTCTCGTGCCTGAGAGCAGGAGGGGGAGGAACAGCAATCAGGTTCTAAGGGCTGACTACCTTCCCTTGCCTGACTTGGTGTGTCTTAGATGAAGTTgggttcctttatttttttggttaattGCTGGATTAGATATAACCCTGGCATTCCCTGGGCGCCCGTGTCGGGTCTCCCTCCTCATAGGAAGGGCTTCCTAATGGCAGcaccctccttcctcccctccccagaggCTCAAGGAAACTAACCGGACCCTCCCCCAGCTCTGCCATCTGCCCACACGGGGGCGCTCACTCCGCGCCCTGAACTGTGGGCTACGCGGAGAGGAGAGGTACTTCTCCAGGGAGAGCTGGAGAACCAAGACTTGGGCATAGCTGTGCAGAGGGGGTGCTCGAACCCCGGGTGGTCCCCCTTCCTGCTGCGCAACAGTGCGCGTTCCGACTTGCAAGGAATAGAGGAGGAGGGGCTCTGAGAAGGGGCAGCTCCCCGGAACTGTTCACCAATCTTCACCCAGTCCAGGAGGGGGAAGTCTTAATTCCACAAAAGCCGGGTGGGAGGAAAGTGGGGAGGAGATGAGTAAATGGGGAAGGAGGATGTGGTCTCCATCTGAGgtagagatcttttttttttttaaggaccttgtttgtgggaagctgttgctcaaccactgagccacctgcGCTCCCGCGAGTTGGTTTTTTccgtttatttgcttgttttttttttttgttttgtttttaggaggcactggaacggaaccccggacctcccatgtgggaagcaggccttcaactgcttgagccacatcagctccccaggtAGAGATCTCTTTCCCCTAGTacgtgggggtggggaggtggttATTTCCTTGCCCAGCTGGAACTGGGACACTAGAGGGGAAGAGAGGCAGGGCACATGCCCCTCCACCCTGATGCAAAGTTTACCCCCTTTctgcccagccctcctccctgaAAATGTGGATTCAGACAATGGACGACTGTTTAGACAATCAGCCATCTTCTGTGGGCTGGGCTAGGCTTGGCTCCAGTGCAGAAACTGGGGGGATTTAGTTGTTAGGTCAATATTGACCGAAAGGCTTAAAGCTGCATTTGGTCGAGCCCCAGGGACTCCCACCCCAGCCCATTGTGAGCACCCCAGGATTTGTGTGTTCCTGCAGCTGCCAGCAATCCAGACCACGACCATCACCCTGCAACAAAGGGGGCCTTGTCCCTGAACGCAGGCACAGGCGCCTCAAGTGTGCCCCCACCTCCTACCGGGCCGTGCACAGCGCAGAAGGCTCAGCCAGACAGGCTCCTCACTGGTCTCAGAAAACACCACGGGGCCAGGTCCAGCATCTCCCCCCTCGCCCCTACTCTCTCACCTCTCAACTCTTCTGGAAATCTGCTAGAACTATCTCTGCCCCTCTTTGACAGGCCCCAACTCCCAGCACAGCCTCACCCAGGCACGTTTCTTCTGTAAGCTTGTTCTAGAACCTTCTCTGCTGGGAACCATTTGAATTTTTCCTTAAGATGGCTTCACCTAGAGGAGACATCTTTTCTGTAATTCACATAAAGGCACCTTACGAGCTAGCAGCAGCCTTGTCAGGGTGGGACCACCATGTCGTGGACCCTCCCACCAGCTCCCCTGTCTGGTGAGTCACCGAGTCAACGCCCAGACGTGGACTGTGAGCAAACTTTCTGACTGGCTGGTGCAGcacaaagcagaaggaaaaatcaAAAATCATTAGGAGACCAGGACACAAGTATAGATTTGACCTcccctcaaaaaaaatttattttaaaactaccCACCATTGGATCTGACGCAGTCATGCCCCACAGGTATGTGCACCTTCCCCGTTTATTTAGCCCTTGAGAAGTTCACTGTAGAGCATCATCAAGGCCCCCAAGAAGGTGACGTACTCCTGGAAGTTCACCTCCTCGTCCTTGTTCCGATCCAGTTCGTCCATCAGCCTTGCAATTTCAGCATCCTGCAGCTTCTGAAGTGTTAGAATGGGAATGCACTCTCAACGGCGGTGGGAACCCAGGGTTTTCTCCCTGGCCTCCCTCCCCGGCAGCCCATTCTCATACCAGGGACTGAGGGGTCACTAGTCACTTGTCCACTTTGGATTCATCTTTATTGCTCCCCACTCAAGGGGAATGAATATCAGGCTGAGAGTATCCCCCACCCCTTAGGGAAGTGGGTCCATCCCCTCAGTGAGGGCTGTGGCACAGGgccccaaaaacaaaaaaaacaacgtGAATGCCATGCCCCTGGCACCAAGGGCAGGAGGCGGGGGGTTGGACCACTCACCGAGCCGATGGTGAGCTCCTTCTGGATCAGCTCCTTCAGCTCCCTCTTGTTCAGGGTGTTCTTGtctccctccctgccagagtaCTTGTGGAAGGTGCACACCAGGAGGCTGACGGCCTGGTCCAGGGGGAACGCCATGGCTGAAGGCTGGAGGCTGGGATGGGAGCTGGGGGCACAGGGGCCGTCAGGTGGGGCCCGCGCAGCCACACACAGCGGCACTGACACACCCGCGGACACACCCTCCCGCACCCCAGAAGGGCACCCGTGGCGGCAGCCGCCCCCTCCCGTTGCAACCTTAGCCCGCGGGGCCGCCTGCCACAGCCCTGCGGCTCGGGCCTCTCCCCGCCTCCCCACCCTGGATGCCGGCGGGCGAGGGCGCGGCTGGACCCCCAGCCCCACGCGCCCGCCCTCCAACGCCCCCAGGCCGGCCGGGCTGCGAACTCACCGCGCAGGCTGCGGAGTAACGGCGAAGGGAGCGGCGGACGGGAGGGCTGGGCCGCGCCCGCCGGCCTTATAGCGGCCGCGGGCCAGGAGGCCGGCCCGCCGGAGCCcacccccgccgccgcccgccccgcgcccccgccggcGCCGCCCCCGCGCCACGCCCCCGCGCACCTCCGCCGCCACGCCCGCCGCCGCGGGGCCTTCCCGGCCCGGGCGGGGATGGGGGCCCTGGTGGAAGGatcggggcggggggggaggccCTCTGCCCGGGGACGCTCCCCTGGACTCCGCAGCTCCGTGGGCCCGCGGCGGCGGGAGCGCGAGGAGGCGCGAACGCGGGAGGCGGCCACCGCTCGCCGGTGCTTCCTCAGCCACGCGAGGGCCAGGACCgcgctgggggggtggggggggctggggcaggctgcactcgcCAGATGCCGGGGTCCCCCAGACGTTCAGGGTCAGCCCTAGATGGAGGAGAGGAGAGCGACGTGGGGTGGGCGGATGAGTTCAAGGCTGTCGGGaagcacccctccccaccccccaccaccgcTCACTCCCGCCGCCTGGAATTCCAGCCTTGGGGCCTTTCGCCCACTGACGTGCGTGCACGCCTCAGCCGCCCCGTGAGCATCATTATTCACCCTTGAGAGAGAAGTTCTTTCAGATCCTCTCCTGAGGAAGGGATTTTGACAGAGAGAGGTGGAGAAAACCCAAAAAGGCATTAGACTTCAGAGATGACTGCGGAGGGCTGCTggggggcagagatggaggagagggaaagggggctGGCATGGGGGCAAAGGTCAGGCCCCCCCCTTCTTACCAGTGTTGCCAAGGTGGCCCCCGGTGAGCTAGACACCAGCCAGGCAGCTTGCCACCCCGCTGCCCCGGGAACCACACCCCAGCCGCCCTCACCCCCAAAGTTCTTTCTCGCTTAGTTTTCTCTGCATCTTTGCAGTCTTCCTGGTTGCCAAACAAAAGCCTGCCCCAACTTCCCCGTTTTCCAGGAGGGCAGAAGGAAGCCAGGGCAAGCTCAGGGACTTCCAGGCTGAAGTGGAGTGGGAGCTCGGGTCCCCTCACCCCCAGAGGCTTTCTCAGGCCCCTGGAGAAGCCCGCCCCACCCTGTggacccccacacccccacaccccagccAAGGGGAAAAGACAACTTCAAAAACAGTTTCCAAACACCTGGAATggaaaatctttattttctctgctgGAAGGAAAGGTTGGAGCCCGGTGCAATCGGGAGGGAAAAGAGGGCTGGGGTTTAAGGGGGTCTTTGAGCGGAGGGGCAGAAGCCAGGACCCCAGGCGGGTGTGGGGTCAAGGGGACCTGGTCATTTGTTGTCCTCCAGGAAGAAGTCGTTGTAGGCCATGCAGAGCGTGGTCAGGAACACCGAGTACTCCTTGAAGTCGATCTCCTGGTCGCTGTTTTTGTCCAGGCTCTTCATCAGGTTGTCAATGCCACCCTCGTTCATCTTCTGTGAGGGTCCGGGCGGAGGCATGGCTCAGCGacacccccccccaaccccagccctgccccggcCCTTGGACCCCTCgtggcctcctccctcccccccgggAGGCAGCCTGGGGCAACCCCAGCAGGCCATCCCATACCCGGCATGGGGCCTGGCTCCAGGCGCAGAGACCTGACTCCTGAATCTAAATAAATGCAATGGGAAGGCTGGCGAGGCATCCTGCCCCTCAACACCTTCCTCCATCCAAAGAAATAACCTGGATTCCACACCAACCCTAATAAAAAAGGTGTATGGCCCTGAAGATGATCCAGGTCTCCGACTTATTCTGTCCTCATCTTAAGGGATAATTGAGAATTGGGCCTTGCAGGAAGgcaggtgggaggtgggtgcctggtcccctgccctcccagcccGGCTGCACTGGGAGGCTGGGCACAGGCGCTCCAGAGGTGGGCCCCCCTCTTACTGCCCTCAGCTCTGGGCTGTCCACAGGGTACAGGACGTCAGGACATGTGGAGATGGAAACAGCCTTGTAGTGACCAGTGACAGGATCCTTGGCCCCAGCCTGGGCTCCTGTATAGTCAGACCCTGCCCCTGGGCTCCTGTCCCCTGTAAGTAACCCCTGCTGGGCTGtggcccctccctctgccctcatTAGCTCCAGGATGTGGAGAGCCTGCCAGGGCACCCACACCTGCTCAGTCCCATGCCCAGCGGGGCACATCCTGGGGAGCCTGTCCTCTGGGGAGGCCCCCAGGGTTGAGGATGTGGGGTGATGGAAGAAGCCCCCAGGTGAATTTTATAGGGAAAAGGGAGAGTGACACCCAGGCCCAGCCTGGAATTGCTGTTCAGTCTCTCATTAGCTGGGTGTCTTTGGACACATTATACAACGTTTCTCCAGCCTTGCATTTAACTGTCCTTGCCCTCCCACCATCTCCATCATCTCTCCCTGGTGAGAATCAGCGCTTCCTCCTTCCTACCCTGTGTTCTCGAATTAGCAGGGCTAATCTTTTGGTTCCCACATCAACCCCTCAGAGAGCCCTGGATGTGCCAGGCACCCGGAGCAGAACCAGAAGCCCTTGAGGTGTACCCAGCTCGTCCTGGACCTCTTCGTCCCCATAGTCCCCAGCACAGGTTCTGCCACCCCCCGGGGAGCTGGGGCCTACCTCCCAAGCTCCTTGCTCTCACCCCACCCTCCAGACTCagccctccctccttcccagtGAACCACCCCCAGGGCAAACGTCTAGAGTTCTGATGGCCCGGCTGTGTCCACCTTCCTCATCTGTCCCTTTAGGCACCCTCTGGCCATCTAGCTCCTGGCTTAGACTAGAGATCCCGAGGACAGGGGTGTTTCCTCAGGCCGGAGCTCTAtggaggcaggggctgggcctCCCGCCTCACA includes the following:
- the S100A6 gene encoding protein S100-A6; protein product: MAFPLDQAVSLLVCTFHKYSGREGDKNTLNKRELKELIQKELTIGSKLQDAEIARLMDELDRNKDEEVNFQEYVTFLGALMMLYSELLKG
- the S100A5 gene encoding protein S100-A5; this translates as METPLEKALTTLVTTFHKYSGREGSKLTLSRKELKELIQTELCLGEKMNEGGIDNLMKSLDKNSDQEIDFKEYSVFLTTLCMAYNDFFLEDNK